The genomic interval ACTTTCGATTTAAAGTCAGATCTGGGCGTGGCCATCTGGCGCAATTTTCTAGAAGAAGCGGCACACCTTGTCGTCAAATATGGCGGCTCGTTATCAGGCGAGCATGGCGATGGTCAGGCCAAAGGCGAGTTCTTAAATATCATGTATTCGCCCGCTGTAATGGCCGCTTTCGCAGACTTTAAAAACATCTGGGATCCAAAAAATAAAATGAATCCCGGCAAACTGATTCATGCGATGCCGGTCGATAGCAATTTGCGCCTCGGCCCGGACTACGAACGCCGCAATATTCTCACCGAATTTAACTACAACGGCGATGCAGTCACAGGATTCGCCCGCGCCACCGAACGCTGTATCGGCATGGGAAAATGCCGCTCGCTCGAAGGCGGGACGATGTGCCCCAGCTTCAAAGCCACGCGTGAAGAAAAATACTCTACACGCGGTCGTGCCAGATTATTTTTTGAGCTGCTAAAAGGCGAAGTCATTCAAGACAGTTGGGACAGCAAAGACGTCAAGGATTCGCTAGACCTTTGCCTCAGTTGCAAAGGATGCAAAACCGATTGCCCGACCAATGTGGATATTGCCCGCTATAAAGCAGAATTTCTTGCCCAACATTATAGGAACCGAAGACGGCCCGTGATGGACTTGATGATCGGTCGCATTGGCGATTGGCTGCCGCGCGCGCAATCCTTCAGCGCGTTGATGAACCTGGCGATGTCTATACGTCCTCTGCGGTTGATCGCACAATATTCCGTTGGCCTCACATCGAACATCGTTTTTCCCAGAATCGCCCGTAAGAACTTTCGATCCGGCAAAACCGCCGTTCGACTTCAGCAAGATAACGGCGGGGACACACATGCACGCTCCGTCCTCCTGTGGACCGATACATTCAATAGCGGTTTTACGCCCGCCGTGCTCGAAGCCGCCACAGCGGTGCTTGAACGTGCCGACTATAAAGTCCACCTTCTCTCCAGGCAAATATGCTGCGGCCGCCCGTATTACGACGCTGGCATGCTGGATCGGGCACGCACCAATCTGCACGCGATCATCGCCCAGTTATCTCCCTATTTAGCGAAAAAAATCCCGGTGATCGTCCTGGAACCAAGCTGCCTGTCGGTGTTTAGAGATGAAATGGTCGCCATGCTTCCCGGCAATGACGAAGCAAAGCAACTCTCCACATCGGTGCAGACATTGGCAGAATTTTTGTTCATGCACGGCGTCGACATACCAAAGACAAAAAACCCGATTCGGGTGCATGGACATTGTCATCAAAAGGCTTGCGGCGGCATGACGGCAGAAAAGACGCTATTGGCGTCGGCCCAAACGGATGCATCGATTTTAGAGACCGGTTGTTGCGGCATGGCAGGCGCTTATGGCTATCATGAAAAAACTGCCGCCGTCGCCCGACGTATAGGCGAACTCGAACTAAAACCACAGATCGACAGGTGCGCTGACGATACGCTGTTTATCGCAGACGGATTTAGTTGCCGTTCGCAGATAAAAAATCTCAGCAATAAAAAAGCCTACCATTTTGCGGAGTGGCTCAATGATGCGCAACGATAAATATGATGGTCCCGCGAACGATGCATTGGTCGAATTTTTGCCAATCTACAAATCGCTTCAGAACAGCATTCTGCGCTTTACGGAAGTCCTTGTCCTGCTAGTGGTTTCCGGCCCGGAAGCCATCACACTAGAAGAAATCGCACGCAGAACCCGCCGCCGCAAGAGCGATTTAAAAGAAGTAATCCAATCCCTTTTAGCGCACGGTCAAATTAAGCCGCATTGCTTGCATCCCGACAGTTGGGAACTGACCTGTCATCCAAGCGAAGTCACGCTAGAAAGCGTGTTGATGTGCGCGATTGCCTATCAAGACTTCGGCAAGTTTCGACCAGCATCACAATTGCATGGAGTTGACGCGCTTCTGGTATCGGCATTCATGTCGATTAGTCAGAGTATTCAGAGGACGTTGGGGCAGTTTTCTTTGGATCAAATACCTTCGACTGCGAAGAGTTCTTTGCCTTCGGCGGCTAAGACGCATCATTTTTCTATTTGAGTGCGGTTAAAAGAACGCTGTTCGACCTCAAATCACTTAGCAATATTTCTTTTTGGAAACATCGCGAATAGTAGTGCCTACACCCCATCCAACGCAGCCACCAACGCGGGAACCGCCTCAAAAAGATCGGCCGTAAGGCCATAATCGGCCACGCTAAATATCGGTGCTTCCGGGTCTTTGTTAATCGCCACGATTACTTTAGAATCTCGCATCCCTGCCAGATGCTGAATCGCGCCGGAGATGCCGACCGC from Glaciimonas sp. PCH181 carries:
- a CDS encoding FAD-binding and (Fe-S)-binding domain-containing protein, whose protein sequence is MTSPSAIDINRLLKLQDRLKRSTTAEVRFDAGTRAVYASEASNYRQIPIGVVIPRSIDDFVQTVAECAAADLPILARGAGTSMCGQSVNAAVIIDHSKYLTNIIDIDPIRRVAKVEPGVICDQLNHAAAKLGLTFGPDPASHSRCTIGGMIGNNSCGAHSVMAGKTVENIERLEILTYDGERFWVGPTDDDTYAEHLQAGGRRAQIVAALKTLSEKYADDIRQGFPQIKRRVSGYNLDQLLPENGFNIARALVGVEGSCVSVLQAETLLVSNPAARTLVVFGFSDIYFAADAVPQLLPFNPIAMEGLDEGIIGGLRDRGLRLADIAELPKGQAWLMVEFGGTSVENAQQAAEAAAQIASQLQGDATARVVLDKALMRRIWTIRETGASATSLADNAADTDPVVGWEDAAVEPALLGAYLREFSALVARYGYKTNLYGHFGDGCVHSRITFDLKSDLGVAIWRNFLEEAAHLVVKYGGSLSGEHGDGQAKGEFLNIMYSPAVMAAFADFKNIWDPKNKMNPGKLIHAMPVDSNLRLGPDYERRNILTEFNYNGDAVTGFARATERCIGMGKCRSLEGGTMCPSFKATREEKYSTRGRARLFFELLKGEVIQDSWDSKDVKDSLDLCLSCKGCKTDCPTNVDIARYKAEFLAQHYRNRRRPVMDLMIGRIGDWLPRAQSFSALMNLAMSIRPLRLIAQYSVGLTSNIVFPRIARKNFRSGKTAVRLQQDNGGDTHARSVLLWTDTFNSGFTPAVLEAATAVLERADYKVHLLSRQICCGRPYYDAGMLDRARTNLHAIIAQLSPYLAKKIPVIVLEPSCLSVFRDEMVAMLPGNDEAKQLSTSVQTLAEFLFMHGVDIPKTKNPIRVHGHCHQKACGGMTAEKTLLASAQTDASILETGCCGMAGAYGYHEKTAAVARRIGELELKPQIDRCADDTLFIADGFSCRSQIKNLSNKKAYHFAEWLNDAQR